acttCCTCCCCACAGGCACTACAACATTGGCATAGAACTTACAGAAGAAGGACCCTTGAACTTGCCCTtatacagcatgaccaatgctgAATCtaccacactcaaggactggctcagggacaagctcaaggctggaaagatttgtcccagcaaattgtctatcagctcccctgtcatgtttgtgccCAAAAAAGATGGATCCCGCTGTCTTGTAGTAGATTACCGTTGCCTAAACAACCAGACCAAGAAAAATGTGTACCCGTTACCCCGtccagacaacctcatggcccaactccaaggtgccaaggtcttcaccaagttagacctaagatggggctacaacaacATCCGCGTTAAGgagggtgacaaatggaaaactgcgtTCTGCACTAAGTATGCCCTGTACAAAtcccttgtcatgaccttttgttatggatatgacgtttcttctttaatctgtacttattttattaattacactagtaacctcacagtaaacaaatgagataaagatgcgaactgaggttttcaaggtccctctatccaatagtgacctttacaaaacctacaaacctctggaatacccttaatatgcaatgccttttgcatatatgctgttttctcactcatttaaatatatataaattcagctgagtggataaacagtaacaagtaatatttctcttgtttgtagtatttattattcaagattctatcttgtggctacacacagaaatattcagggtcccccctgtcgcataggcaagtgctccggcgcttaatcagcccttaagcgccgacgcactaaatgcgccttttctccatcacccgggcatcccacactgccgaatcgcttgcgcttaggtgcgcatgtttgtgcgctccagaacgctgggtcaaactcccaaaacggacaacatttggctgagttatgccccatttactgcaAGTACCCAaggcagaggtatcctacctttgggactgtttactccaagatgaaacacttagccttgggacatctaaggacccacacaggtaaataatgccttggggcaaacattgccttggggcaaatattaggatctgttgtttgtttactattgttacaacctcctaacatataccattagaatcgcctgaattttctcttatttttagtattttttacggactagATATCTTActtttttcgatcacgtgatctcggcgcttattatgccgagatgccgcgccgagatgccgtgccaagggcgcttaagaggaatccacgcttctgcgcagcccgcagcacgcttcttatttgtcttatgtacttctttctctcacgcgcacggaccatgtagatagtacgatttgtctatatatacagcagggaaatcgcttggaaccaccaagtcaattttacctcgtctcttactcattagagaaggtattcagccagctaagtagcaggccccctaagtagttcacaCGCTCACCCCTCTATattcacctaccacacctcccaggcctaaggccccatcgTCTGCAGCAGAtagaagtagagcgcctcACGCGTtttagtagtatagcctagagtaagattacataagcagtgtctgtagtagttacggccttaagcgcccaccactagcgagtacccaccttacagtggtgtacgacaactatgtaccaaagtattggctccctcaagtgtttcagttgccacatgtacctcctgtaccccttcttggtatcaatcatgtatctacttgtttgtgcgccttctcagggtataaaaggaccctgtgaagacgcttctaatgcatccatttatccactcttatatattgacatatacacacaagcctttaacagcttatctgcgcatttactttagtgattgactcactgtaaatagcataggaggttatttggcacactaagaccataggccagtcccaacagatacagggtaacctattagtgtacttactgcaaccctgtgccccttgactgtcacagttgttgagttcaacattgagtatagtgcaacaatactgtaaggattgttgtgattgagtgatagtgtttcaatccaccataacccctatattgtagatatctttacctgcaatatctcataaatcctagatatattttaggtaaaccccataagtcttaagtcttacttaagcatatataagtcctatacctattaggccaatcctataaatcctgtacattagtcaggtaaccctcttacttaagtctaaggtactatacataaccaaccacctgcacttcatagttgctagactatttgttaggagttgttattcctgataatctagcctatattgtgcatatattctgtgcatatattctgattcttaatactagttcttagttattctcatatacattttgtatatagtaattctttcttactcctgtacttacacaactcttaacacctttggcctgaccaatgcccctgcctcattccaacatttcatgaacaacctgctCAAGGACCTGTTGGATGTAtgtgtcatcatctaccttgatgacatcttgatctACTCAAaagatgacgcatcccacacaCAGCATGTCCATGAGGTTCTGCGGCGCTTACTGgaaaaccaactgttctgcaaggcctcaAAATGTACATTCCACGTCTCCTCCGTAGAAtacttgggaatcattgtattggataaagggtttagtctggataagctcaaaatccaggcagtacaagaGTGGCCAAACCCTACCaaggttaaagaagtccagtcattccttgggtttgccaacttcctttgccaatttgttgccaactttagtcacCTGGCCAGACCACTACATGATCTGGTCAAAAAGGATACAGCATGGAATTGGGGTTCCAAGGAACAGGAGGCTTTCCAGAACCTGAAGAACGCAATCACTAGCGCACCAGTACTCTGTCATGTGGACCCTACCAAACCATACTTCTTGGAAATGGATGCTTCTGGCGCAGCCCTAGGAtctatactcagtcaacggcAGGAAGACGGACGCCTCCACCCTCTTGGCTTCCTATCCAAGTCATTCAAAGGGGCTGAGCAGAACTACAacacacatgacaaggagctcttAGCAATCAtctgctcctttgagtattggcgtatcttcctggaagggaccCCTCACCCAATCACAGTCTTCACCAATCACCagaacctggagtactggaaggaatcctgAACATTCAACCGCCgccatgccagatggcacctactactaGCTGgctataacttccagattgtgtaCAGGCCtggaaaacaatcaggaaaaccagatgccttgtCACAGCAAGCGGATCATGCAGATATTCCACCAGAACCCCAGTCTATGTTACCAGACCCAGTGTTTGCCAATATTGCCCTAGTCACCCCAGAGAAGGAGCTGCAACAACAAATTGAGTCATCCCTAGAtcaagacaagtccctggaggaaatcctccaattcctgcagaacaagtccaaagcacccccctccatcaaacgcgcgtttAAGGACtatgaaatggaggctggaCTGCTCTTCTatcaaggacaaattgtagtccctgacgttggaacaCTGAGAACAGACCTACTCCACATCTTCCATgatagccccttggcaggacacccaggaagACAGCAAACTCTAGAACTGATCtcaagggattactactggcccgggATCCATGccaacacatactggcacatggactcctgtgaaacatgTCAACGGGTAAGGAAGCCCAGATACGCATCAATACCGCCTCAACCCCTTGAGCTTCCTAGTAGACCATGGCAACACGTATCCTATGATATGATAGTGGACCTACCCAAGGACGGAAATTTTGactcaatcctggtcattattgacagcttcaccaagtacggtatcttcatcaaatgctccaaaaaactCAAAGCACCCAAACTAGCGGAGTTATTCTTGGAACATGTATGGAAACAACATGGAATCCCAGAAAAGACGGTTTTGGATAggggaagggtcttcaataacaaattcctgagggcattgtacaaacgcctaggaatagacccccacttctcttcTGCGTATCACCCTCAGAGCAATGGCCAGACAGAACAAGTGAATCCCTCAATAGAACATTTTCTTAGAGTGTACTCAGGGGTtaaccaaagggactggaccagatggctccccatggcagaatttgcgtaTAACAATGCAGTACATAGCAGTACAGGGAAGACGCCATTCAAAGCCCTATATGGTCAGGAACCCACCTTAACTCCGTCCAATGTCCCCACGGACGTACCAGAGGCCAATGATCTTGCTGCAACCATGGAGGAGCAGTGGAAGGAAGTTGAGGCCGCTCTCCAGCAATCCAAACTACAGATGGTTGTTGGAGAATCAGGAAATCCCTTGGAGTTTGAACTAGGAGAGGAAGCATGGCTcaacgccaagaatgtcaacctcaagaCTCTAAGTCCTaagctaacggaacaacaCTTAGGACCATTCAGGGTCATCaaaaaaatctccgaccgcgctTACCGGCTTGAACTCCCGCCAACCATGCGCATCCACAAtgtgttctatgtaggactacTATCAAAGGTTAAACAGGACAAGAAACATACCTTTGAAAATTGcccaccaccagtcaccgtggatggagaagaagaatacaaagttgaaGGAATAACGGATGCCAAGGAACGcaacggaaaatggttcttccaagtcaaatggaaggggtacgggtccaaagaaaacacatgggaaccttgGGAAAACCTGAAAAATGCGGAGAAAATTCTGAGGAAGTACAAAGAAgatatgaagaagaaggcccttggcgctgccaaggcccttagagggggggcagtgttgtagacacactcaataccagggaatttattcctattttctcgattttaaacaaaggcaaacggacaacattttcaatcatgtgactttggcgcttataccatatgctaagcgccaagccacgtccccatccacgcttacctcagcatacatagccacctccacctgatgacatcactatgacacgtcagtgacacatatgcatgagtaaggacaactgcggattggggttcttatttgatacggtattgcacaTAGtagtatttgtaattaggtagctctgtaatatataaggaggccaaccaaccatggtaacacccaggtcaattacctcttgttgcatcccacattgtacaagggccttacagcccagcaaacctctacttagatacttagcctacaccgccttaagcggcttctgcgTTGTACTTAcctagcttgccattgcccttacggctttggtcaccgtagtatagctggttgttgttgtaggatagcttgccaccgccttacgcggttcctACTTAGTTATATCCGgctgcaagcgccctcctccttgacgtccttacagacgtctaggacacccgccaccagtcactgtggacagagaagaggaatacaaggtcaaAGGCATTACTGACGCGGAAGAACAAAACAGCAACTGGTTCTTtagggtcaaatggaaaggttatggCTTGGaagaaaacacgtgggaaccccaggagaacctcaaaaatgcggaaaatttttgaaaaaatacaaggaagaaatgagaaagaaggcccttggcgctgccaaggcccttagagggggggcagtgtcatagacaccattgataccacggaatttattccaactTTCTCAGAtttaaacaaaaacaaacagactacattttcaatcacgtgactttggcgcttatatcttatgctaagcgccaagccacgtccccatccgcgcttaatcagcatacatagctacctccacctatgacaacatcatgacatgtcagtgacacatacaaatgagtaaggccaactgcagagcagggttcttattggatatggttttgcatattatacatttgtaattagttcacctctgtaatataaggaggccaaccaaccatggtaacacccaggtcaattgcctcttgttgcatccactcagtgtacaagggccttatagcccagtaaatacttagttaaCTACTTAGAATAgtctacactgccttaagcggccttgttgttgtaccttgatagcttgtcactgccttaagcggtcttgttgttgcaggatagttgcttgttgctgtagataggtttgttgttgccttaagcaactttgtCTCTTTTGTACcctgcggccacaagcgccatcccccttgacACCCTAACAGACATTTAGGACAATTTCCAACCTACAGAGTAAGTTTACTTTGCATCCTTCACACCAGCCAAAAagctagtgtcctagacgtctgtaagtacgtcaaggaggcgggcgcttgcggctgggtaagactaagtaagaaccgcttaaggcggtgggcaagctacctacaacaacgaccaactatactacggcaaccaagcctataagggcaatggcaagctagctaagtacaaccaagaagttgcttaaggcaacctaAAGCttagtaactaagtaattgctggacctaaggtccttgtacaatgggtagatgcaacaagaggtaattgacctgggtgttaccatggttggttggcctccttatatattacagaggagaactaattacaaaatacaagatatgcaataccataaccaataagaaccccaatctgtagtggccttactcatgcatacgtgtcactgacgtgtcatagtgatgtcatcaggtggaggtggctacgtgtgcagaggtaagcgcggatggggacgtggcttggcgcttagcgtatgatataagcgccaaagtcacgtgatcaaaaatgttgtccgtttgcctttgtttaaaatcgagaaaatgggaatcaattccctggtatcgagtgtgtctacgacactgccccccctctaagggccttggcagcgccaagggccttctttttcatgtcttttttgtatttttctaaaatttttttcggcgttttttaagttttcttggggttcccatgtgttttcttctgacccataacccttccatttgacttggaagaaccattctccgttcctttctttggcatcagtgatcccttccacctcatattcctcttctccgtctatggtgactggtggggggcaattttcaaaggtgcgcttcttgtcccttttgaccttggATAGGAGCCCCACATAGAAAACATTGTGGATACGCATAGTTGGAGGTAGCTTGAGTTGGTAGGCGCGGTTGGAGATCTTCTCGATGACCTTGAATGGTCCTAAGCGTTGCTTGGTTAGCTTTGGGCTCAGGGTCTTGAGGTTTACGTTTCTGGAGTCCAACCATGCTTcctctccaatctcaaattctACTGGGTTTCCGTCTTCTCCAGCTACCATCCGTTGCTTAGATTGCTGTAAGGCGGAttctacttccttccattgggCTTCCATTGCCTGGGCAAggttgtctgcttctggaacatctgttggtacgttggatggggttaaggtgggttcccatccgtacagggctttgaaaGGAGTTTTTCCGGTGCTACTGTGTACGGCATTATTGTaagcaaattccgccatgggGAGCCACtttgtccagtcccgttggttgATGCCAGAGTatgcccttaggaagtgttcaatggacgggtttacttgttctgtctgtccatcaCTTTGGGGGTGATAGGCTGAAGAgtagtgggggtctattcctaagCGTTTGTACAGGGCTTTTAGGAACTTATTGTTGAACACCCTTCCCCTGTCTGATATCGTCTTTTCCGGCATCCCATGGCGTTTCCAGACATTTTCCaggaataggtctgctaGTTTGGGCGCTTTCAACTTTTTTGAACATTTGATGAAGATGCCGTACTTAGTGAAGCTGTCAATGATAACCAAGATGGAGTCAAAATTCCCGTCCTTGGGCaaatctactatcatgtcataagagatatgttgccagggtctggatGGGATTTCTAGTGGCTGCAGGGGAATTGAAGCATACTTTGGTTTGCAAATACGCtggcaggtttcacaggaatccacgTGCCAATAGGTGTTGGcgcggatgccaggccaatagtaattcCTGCAGATCAATTCTAACGTTTGCTGCCTCCCAGGGTGTCCAGCCAatgggctgtcatggaagatACAAAGTAGTTCCGTTCTCAGCgttccaacgtcagggaccacaatttgtccttggtagaagagtaggcccgcttccattttgtaatctttgaacgcgcgtttgatggacaggggtgcctttgactcattttggaggaattgttaTTTCCTCTAGTGATTTGTCTTGGTCAAGGGCGCCTTTGATTTGGCGTTGGAGCTCCCTCTCAGGGGTGACTAGGGCAACGTTGGTGAATACGGGGTTGGGTAGCATGGTTTGATTGGCAGGGGGAATGTCCGCATGGTCAGAACGTTGTGACAGGGCATTGGGTTTACCGGATTGTTTGCCGGGACGGTATACtatctggaagttgtatccGGCCAATAAAAGGTGCCATCTTGCATGGCGGCGGTTGAACGTCCGGGATTctttccagtattccaggttacAGTGATTGGTGAATACGGTGATGGGGTATAGAgtcccttccaggaatatgcgccagtactcaaaggagcaaatgattgctaggagctccttattgtgtgtGTCATAATTCTGCTTGgctcctttgaatgattcagAGAGGAAACCAAGGGGGTGTAAGCAACCATCTTCCTgccgttgactgagtatagaACCAAGGGCCGCGccggatgcatctgtttccaggaagtagggtttggcAGGGTCCGCATGGCAGAGgacaggggcgttggtgattgCGTCCTTCAACCCTTGgaaagcttcttgttcctttgtatcccatttccaaggagtgtccttcttgactaggttgtgtaacggcctagccatgtggctgaaattggcaaTGAATCggcggaggaagttggcaaatcccaaGAATGATTGAACCTCTTTGATTTTGGTAGGAgtaggccattcttggacagcctggattttgagcttatccaaaCTGAAGCCTTTATCCGAGACAATAAtacccaggtattccacagatgTCACGTGGAAGGTGCACTTTGAGGCTTTACAAAACAGTTGATTTTCCATAAGGCGCCGTAGGACTTCATGGACGTGCCGGGTGTGGGAAGCGttatccttggagtaaatgaggatgtcatcaaggtagatgatgacgcatacatccaataaatccttgaacagtttgttcatgaagtgctggaaggcggcgggGGCATTTGTTAAACCAAAGGTCATCACCAGGGACTTGTAAAGGCCATACTTTGTTtggaaggcagttttccattcgtcaccctccttgacacggacgttgttgtaaccccatcttagatctAATTTGGTGAATATCTTGGCGCcgcagagctgggccatgaggtcatcaggacggggtagcgggtaaacgttcttttttgtccggttaTTTAGGCGTTGGTAATCAACTACTAatcggcgggaaccatccttttttggaacaaacatgacgggggaaCTGATTGAGGATTTACTGGGttggatcttcccagctttcaactcgtccctgagccagtccttgagtgtggcggactcagcgtctgtcatactgtaGAGGGGGGAGTTGAGGGGCCCTTCTTCCGTGAGCTTGAttccaatgttgtaatgccgGTGCGGAgggagcttgttgaattcttcttccccaaataccttagcataCTGATGGTACtcagggggtactccttcaagagggtttttgttggcttcctcctcttcggcAATGGTTACTTGTTCCGGTGGGGtgaggaaaggagagggtgcgcagattccaatcaatctccgggttgtgggcgtCTAACCACTTCAATCCTAGGATAGCGGCGTGAGATCCTGTGttgcagattaggaaggtctctgtcatttgtttgccatcaaaggaaaaggtcagtatggccttcttccagattttgccagcctgggggctcgacccatcaagcatagtaacggtgcgGGGTGTAGGGAGGTCTATGAGGGGTAGGCGTAATGCCTCAGCAGTGTGTGGGTGTAGGAACaatgatgtggcgcctgaatctatcaggacttctaaggggtccgcttgtttctctggcttgaTTGAAATAGTGAAGAgtggggagattctatttttactattcaatatattacatatttcaacaagcacagagtccttggggtccttgcgcgcggcagcaggtacccttatcttttcccaattggtacttggagtctttgccaatcttggcggtctctttagccttccccttatccttgataggggtggccttccagcccgtgtggcattccgcaaacttgtgacctaatttgccgcacttgatgcaagcgccggcggcgcggcggcggttttgttcttcttccaacacaaagtttgggttgttggagagcttCTTAGAACCGGTGTTTGACTGGCCGGTACTcatcccccttgcggggttagttggtctgctagacttattatcctTTGGTGGATGGCTAGCACactcctcacggagggcgttatcaatgacaagtgctgcattttgcagctctaAGAGGGTACGGGGGCGGTGCTCGCGGGTTGCAATTtgacggctgacctcccaatggaggccacgggcaaactggcctcaaAGGGCcgcgtcattccagtccagttccatggccaaggtcctgaactttgtgatatagtcTGCGCaagtgccggactgggtgagggtggtgatTTTCCGCtcagcggcccttgtggcgtcagggttgccaaatgctgccaggaattccATTTTGAAGCCCTCGACCGTTTGAATGATAGCCCagtgtgatccaagctggtcaaggtgtggatgggccCATGCCCTGGTggagtccttcatgttcatcaggaggaaggatagaaCCTCCTGAtcggttgggaacatccgcaagttaaggcgggtccaggccagcatcctggtcagccactgctttgCCTTGCttcctattttgcctgtgtaggcattggggtggtcaaccttgaccggagcggggtagtgggctgctggagccagagggagaggggcaggtgctccaatcggggattggagacgcggagatgtagggggagatgggactcgcgggggcactgcttggacaggagtgggttgggcaaaggcGGGGAGCCCCTTGGATGGTTTGGGCCAGAATGAGACCCAACTAGTCAATCCAATAGGGTTGGCTTTTGAaaaggggcgtggcgttgcttccacggcCGGGGGTTTTGTATCTTCTGGGGTCCGGGGCCCGTgaagttggaggcttctaagcccatccttgacagtattgacggcttgagagatgttctcaagATTGGTGCGGGCCTCAACCCCTGCTTCTTGGACTTCTTCCACTTTCCGCTCAAGatgctcaacttggccaaggaggccaaggaggaggcttgTGATCCGTtcgagggagacttccccaagttTGACATAGGGGGCTGCCGGAAGGTGGGGttccaactctccttgat
This genomic interval from Rhizoctonia solani chromosome 11, complete sequence contains the following:
- a CDS encoding Reverse transcriptase (RNA-dependent DNA polymerase); protein product: MLDGSSPQAGKIWKKAFLTFSLDGKKMTKTFLVCNTGSHAAILGLKWLGAHNPEIDWNMRTLTFPHAPPNNVAIAKEEEADKDPLEGVPSKYHQYAKVFGEEEFNKLPPHRHYNIGIELTEEGPLNLPLYSMTNAESTTLKDWLRDKLKAGKICPSKLSISSPVMFVPKKDGSRCLVVDYRCLNNQTKKNVYPLPRPDNLMAQLQGAKVFTKLDLRWGYNNIRVKEGDKWKTAFCTKYALYKSLVMTFCYGYDVSSLICTYFINYTSNLTVNK
- a CDS encoding Retrotransposable element Tf2 protein is translated as MNNLLKDLLDVCVIIYLDDILIYSKDDASHTQHVHEVLRRLLENQLFCKASKCTFHVSSVEYLGIIVLDKGFSLDKLKIQAVQEWPNPTKVKEVQSFLGFANFLCQFVANFSHLARPLHDLVKKDTAWNWGSKEQEAFQNLKNAITSAPVLCHVDPTKPYFLEMDASGAALGSILSQRQEDGRLHPLGFLSKSFKGAEQNYNTHDKELLAIICSFEYWRIFLEGTPHPITVFTNHQNLEWHLLLAGYNFQIVYRPGKQSGKPDALSQQADHADIPPEPQSMLPDPVFANIALVTPEKELQQQIESSLDQDKSLEEILQFLQNKSKAPPSIKRAFKDYEMEAGLLFYQGQIVVPDVGTLRTDLLHIFHDSPLAGHPGRQQTLELISRDYYWPGIHANTYWHMDSCETCQRVRKPRYASIPPQPLELPSRPWQHVSYDMIVDLPKDGNFDSILVIIDSFTKYGIFIKCSKKLKAPKLAELFLEHVWKQHGIPEKTVLDRGRVFNNKFLRALYKRLGIDPHFSSAYHPQSNGQTEQVNPSIEHFLRVYSGVNQRDWTRWLPMAEFAYNNAVHSSTGKTPFKALYGQEPTLTPSNVPTDVPEANDLAATMEEQWKEVEAALQQSKLQMVVGESGNPLEFELGEEAWLNAKNVNLKTLSPKLTEQHLGPFRVIKKISDRAYRLELPPTMRIHNVFYVGLLSKVKQDKKHTFENCPPPVTVDGEEEYKVEGITDAKERNGKWFFQVKWKGYGSKENTWEPWENLKNAEKILRKYKEDMKKKALGAAKALRGGAVL
- a CDS encoding integrase core domain protein; its protein translation is MEAGLLFYQGQIVVPDVGTLRTELLCIFHDSPLAGHPGRQQTLELICRNYYWPGIRANTYWHVDSCETCQRICKPKYASIPLQPLEIPSRPWQHISYDMIVDLPKDGNFDSILVIIDSFTKYGIFIKCSKKLKAPKLADLFLENVWKRHGMPEKTISDRGRVFNNKFLKALYKRLGIDPHYSSAYHPQSDGQTEQVNPSIEHFLRAYSGINQRDWTKWLPMAEFAYNNAVHSSTGKTPFKALYGWEPTLTPSNVPTDVPEADNLAQAMEAQWKEVESALQQSKQRMVAGEDGNPVEFEIGEEAWLDSRNVNLKTLSPKLTKQRLGPFKVIEKISNRAYQLKLPPTMRIHNVFYVGLLSKVKRDKKRTFENCPPPVTIDGEEEYEVEGITDAKERNGEWFFQVKWKEKYKKDMKKKALGAAKALRGGAVS
- a CDS encoding Retrotransposable element Tf2 protein; translation: MSTGQSNTGSKKLSNNPNFVLEEEQNRRRAAGACIKCGKLGHKFAECHTGWKATPIKDKGKAKETAKIGKDSKISPLFTISIKPEKQADPLEVLIDSGATSLFLHPHTAEALRLPLIDLPTPRTVTMLDGSSPQAGKIWKKAILTFSFDGKQMTETFLICNTGSHAAILGLKLIGICAPSPFLTPPEQVTIAEEEEANKNPLEGVPPEYHQYAKVFGEEEFNKLPPHRHYNIGIKLTEEGPLNSPLYSMTDAESATLKDWLRDELKAGKIQPSKSSISSPVMFVPKKDGSRRLVVDYQRLNNRTKKNVYPLPRPDDLMAQLCGAKIFTKLDLRWGYNNVRVKEGDEWKTAFQTKYGLYKSLVMTFGLTNAPAAFQHFMNKLFKDLLDVCVIIYLDDILIYSKDNASHTRHVHEVLRRLMENQLFCKASKCTFHVTSVEYLGIIVSDKGFSLDKLKIQAVQEWPTPTKIKEVQSFLGFANFLRRFIANFSHMARPLHNLVKKDTPWKWDTKEQEAFQGLKDAITNAPVLCHADPAKPYFLETDASGAALGSILSQRQEDGCLHPLGFLSESFKGAKQNYDTHNKELLAIICSFEYWRIFLEGTLYPITVFTNHCNLEYWKESRTFNRRHARWHLLLAGYNFQIVYRPGKQSGKPNALSQRSDHADIPPANQTMLPNPVFTNVALVTPERELQRQIKGALDQDKSLEEITIPPK
- a CDS encoding Retrotransposable element Tf2 protein, encoding MATPPYVKLGEVSLERITSLLLGLLGQVEHLERKVEEVQEAGVEARTNLENISQAVNTVKDGLRSLQLHGPRTPEDTKPPAVEATPRPFSKANPIGLTSWVSFWPKPSKGLPAFAQPTPVQAVPPRVPSPPTSPRLQSPIGAPAPLPLAPAAHYPAPVKVDHPNAYTGKIGSKAKQWLTRMLAWTRLNLRMFPTDQEVLSFLLMNMKDSTRAWAHPHLDQLGSHWAIIQTVEGFKMEFLAAFGNPDATRAAERKITTLTQSGTCADYITKFRTLAMELDWNDAAL